In Electrophorus electricus isolate fEleEle1 chromosome 6, fEleEle1.pri, whole genome shotgun sequence, a single genomic region encodes these proteins:
- the man1b1a gene encoding endoplasmic reticulum mannosyl-oligosaccharide 1,2-alpha-mannosidase isoform X2, translated as MYSPVRKDFVSLTLGAQHSHGYASGKQQRRSCWRKWKQLSRLQRSLILFLLAILLICGIFSYPSLLEQWRALSDRSLKEGSDNVEFQGLRPIPPGLVPKFIPGDVQDDPSQLLRPNAPILPKPPALKKPPSKRRSPVLQKRGNVSEWQAKDREEPSVRREEEQERETKTIISWRGAMIEAEQGTEPHPSAHRKETARPAELQGPAPLQPAFKRVERVEAVREAFRHAWKGYRTFAWGHDELKPVSKTYGEWFGLGLTLIDALDTMWILDLKEEFEEAKRWVETELSFSKNVDVNLFESTIRILGGLLSTYHLTGDTLFLDKAKDIGSRLMPAFNTPSKIPFSDVNIGKGTAHPPRWTADSTVAEVTSIQLEFRELSRLTQDPQYQKAVDEVTRRVHRLDGKHDGLVPMFININSGKFTHRGVFTLGARADSYYEYLLKQWLQGGKKEAALLEDYLQAVEGVKRNLLGQTSPSKLIFVGELSHGRLNPKMDHLVCFLPGTLALGAHNGLPADHMELAVQLMETCHQMYAQMETGLSPEIVLFNLKDPAGRDIDVKPADRHNLLRPETVESLFYMYRFTQDHKYQDWGWEIMQSFNKYTRVPSGGYTSIGNVRDPVNPGPKDKMESFFLGETLKYLFLLFSDDPELVSLDKFVFNTEAHPLPIWPSTS; from the exons ATGTACTCTCCTGTGAGGAAAGACTTTGTCTCTCTGACACTGGGGGCGCAGCACAGCCACGGCTACGCCAGCGGAAAGCAGCAGAGGCGTTCTTGCTGGAGG AAATGGAAGCAGTTGTCCCGGTTACAGCGCAGTTTGATCCTGTTCTTGCTGGCCATCCTGCTCATCTGTGGCATCTTCTCATACCCCAGCCTCTTGGAGCAGTGGAGAG CGCTGTCAGACAGATCGTTGAAGGAGGGCTCAGATAATGTGGAATTCCAGGGTCTCAGGCCCATCCCTCCAGGTCTGGTTCCGAAATTCATCCCTGGGGATGTACAAGATGACCCTTCACAACTCCTGAGACCAAATGCCCCAATCCTCCCAAAACCACCTGCTTTG AAGAAACCTCCAAGCAAACGCCGTTCTCCAGTCCTGCAGAAGAGAGGCAATGTGTCTGAATGGCAGGCGAAGGACAGGGAGGAGCCTTCTgtcaggagagaggaagagcaggagagggaaaCGAAAACGATCATTAG CTGGAGGGGAGCCATGATCGAAGCAGAGCAGGGTACAGAGCCCCACCCTTCAGCCCATAGGAAGGAGACAGCACGGCCTGCGGAGCTGCAGGGCCCTGCCCCCTTACAGCCTG CTTTTAAACGTGTTGAGCGTGTCGAGGCTGTGAGGGAAGCTTTCAGGCATGCATGGAAAGGCTACAGAACATTCGCTTGGGGTCATGATGAGCTGAAGCCCGTCTCCAAGACCTACGGGGAGTGGTTCGGTTTGGGCCTTACCCTGATCGATGCGCTCGACACCATGTGGATTTTAGACCTGAAAGAAG AGTTTGAAGAGGCCAAGAGATGGGTAGAGACAGAGCTGTCGTTTTCTAAGAACGTGGATGTGAATCTGTTTGAGAGCACCATCCGGATTCTCGGAGGCCTCCTGAGCACATACCACTTAACGGGCGACACTCTGTTTCTGGACAAGGCT AAAGACATTGGCTCTCGATTAATGCCTGCCTTCAACACACCGTCCAAAATTCCTTTCTCTGATGTGAATATTGGCAAGGGCACTGCTCACCCCCCACGCTGGACTGCTGACAGCACTGTGGCAGAGGTCACCAGCATTCAGCTGGAGTTCCGGGAGCTCAGCAGGCTAACTCAGGACCCGCAGTACCAG AAAGCGGTGGATGAGGTAACGAGGAGAGTCCACAGGCTGGATGGAAAACACGATGGTCTGGTGCCCATGTTCATCAACATAAACAGCGGCAAGTTCACCCACCGCGGCGTGTTCACGCTGGGAGCTCGTGCGGACAGCTACTACGAGTACCTGCTCAAACAGTGGCTGCAAGGCGGCAAGAAGGAAGCAGC gttgTTGGAGGACTATCTGCAGGCTGTGGAAGGAGTGAAGAGAAATCTTCTTGGACAGACTTCCCCCAGCAAGCTCATTTTTGTAGGGGAGCTGTCCCATGGACGCCTCAACCCTAAAATG gATCACTTGGTGTGTTTCCTGCCGGGGACACTGGCTCTGGGAGCCCATAACGGCCTGCCGGCAGACCACATGGAGCTGGCCGTGCAGCTGATGGAGACGTGCCATCAGATGTACGCGCAGATGGAAACAGGCTTGAGCCCTGAGATCGTCCTCTTCAACCTGAAGGATCCTGCTGGCCGTGACATAGACGTCAAG CCTGCAGATAGACACAACCTGTTGAGGCCAGAGACTGTAGAGAGTTTGTTCTATATGTACAGATTCACCCAAGATCACAAATACCAAGACTGGGGTTGGGAAATCATGCAGAGCTTCAACAAGTATACCAGG GTGCCTAGTGGTGGCTACACCTCCATAGGAAATGTACGTGACCCAGTGAATCCAGGCCCCAAAGACAAGATGGAGAGCTTCTTCCTCGGGGAGACTCTAAAGTACCTGTTCCTGCTGTTCTCTGATGACCCGGAGCTGGTCAGCCTGGATAAGTTTGTGTTCAACACGGAGGCCCATCCTCTTCCTATCTGGCCGTCCACCTCGTGA
- the man1b1a gene encoding endoplasmic reticulum mannosyl-oligosaccharide 1,2-alpha-mannosidase isoform X1 has translation MYSPVRKDFVSLTLGAQHSHGYASGKQQRRSCWRKWKQLSRLQRSLILFLLAILLICGIFSYPSLLEQWRALSDRSLKEGSDNVEFQGLRPIPPGLVPKFIPGDVQDDPSQLLRPNAPILPKPPALKKPPSKRRSPVLQKRGNVSEWQAKDREEPSVRREEEQERETKTIISWRGAMIEAEQGTEPHPSAHRKETARPAELQGPAPLQPVAFKRVERVEAVREAFRHAWKGYRTFAWGHDELKPVSKTYGEWFGLGLTLIDALDTMWILDLKEEFEEAKRWVETELSFSKNVDVNLFESTIRILGGLLSTYHLTGDTLFLDKAKDIGSRLMPAFNTPSKIPFSDVNIGKGTAHPPRWTADSTVAEVTSIQLEFRELSRLTQDPQYQKAVDEVTRRVHRLDGKHDGLVPMFININSGKFTHRGVFTLGARADSYYEYLLKQWLQGGKKEAALLEDYLQAVEGVKRNLLGQTSPSKLIFVGELSHGRLNPKMDHLVCFLPGTLALGAHNGLPADHMELAVQLMETCHQMYAQMETGLSPEIVLFNLKDPAGRDIDVKPADRHNLLRPETVESLFYMYRFTQDHKYQDWGWEIMQSFNKYTRVPSGGYTSIGNVRDPVNPGPKDKMESFFLGETLKYLFLLFSDDPELVSLDKFVFNTEAHPLPIWPSTS, from the exons ATGTACTCTCCTGTGAGGAAAGACTTTGTCTCTCTGACACTGGGGGCGCAGCACAGCCACGGCTACGCCAGCGGAAAGCAGCAGAGGCGTTCTTGCTGGAGG AAATGGAAGCAGTTGTCCCGGTTACAGCGCAGTTTGATCCTGTTCTTGCTGGCCATCCTGCTCATCTGTGGCATCTTCTCATACCCCAGCCTCTTGGAGCAGTGGAGAG CGCTGTCAGACAGATCGTTGAAGGAGGGCTCAGATAATGTGGAATTCCAGGGTCTCAGGCCCATCCCTCCAGGTCTGGTTCCGAAATTCATCCCTGGGGATGTACAAGATGACCCTTCACAACTCCTGAGACCAAATGCCCCAATCCTCCCAAAACCACCTGCTTTG AAGAAACCTCCAAGCAAACGCCGTTCTCCAGTCCTGCAGAAGAGAGGCAATGTGTCTGAATGGCAGGCGAAGGACAGGGAGGAGCCTTCTgtcaggagagaggaagagcaggagagggaaaCGAAAACGATCATTAG CTGGAGGGGAGCCATGATCGAAGCAGAGCAGGGTACAGAGCCCCACCCTTCAGCCCATAGGAAGGAGACAGCACGGCCTGCGGAGCTGCAGGGCCCTGCCCCCTTACAGCCTG TAGCTTTTAAACGTGTTGAGCGTGTCGAGGCTGTGAGGGAAGCTTTCAGGCATGCATGGAAAGGCTACAGAACATTCGCTTGGGGTCATGATGAGCTGAAGCCCGTCTCCAAGACCTACGGGGAGTGGTTCGGTTTGGGCCTTACCCTGATCGATGCGCTCGACACCATGTGGATTTTAGACCTGAAAGAAG AGTTTGAAGAGGCCAAGAGATGGGTAGAGACAGAGCTGTCGTTTTCTAAGAACGTGGATGTGAATCTGTTTGAGAGCACCATCCGGATTCTCGGAGGCCTCCTGAGCACATACCACTTAACGGGCGACACTCTGTTTCTGGACAAGGCT AAAGACATTGGCTCTCGATTAATGCCTGCCTTCAACACACCGTCCAAAATTCCTTTCTCTGATGTGAATATTGGCAAGGGCACTGCTCACCCCCCACGCTGGACTGCTGACAGCACTGTGGCAGAGGTCACCAGCATTCAGCTGGAGTTCCGGGAGCTCAGCAGGCTAACTCAGGACCCGCAGTACCAG AAAGCGGTGGATGAGGTAACGAGGAGAGTCCACAGGCTGGATGGAAAACACGATGGTCTGGTGCCCATGTTCATCAACATAAACAGCGGCAAGTTCACCCACCGCGGCGTGTTCACGCTGGGAGCTCGTGCGGACAGCTACTACGAGTACCTGCTCAAACAGTGGCTGCAAGGCGGCAAGAAGGAAGCAGC gttgTTGGAGGACTATCTGCAGGCTGTGGAAGGAGTGAAGAGAAATCTTCTTGGACAGACTTCCCCCAGCAAGCTCATTTTTGTAGGGGAGCTGTCCCATGGACGCCTCAACCCTAAAATG gATCACTTGGTGTGTTTCCTGCCGGGGACACTGGCTCTGGGAGCCCATAACGGCCTGCCGGCAGACCACATGGAGCTGGCCGTGCAGCTGATGGAGACGTGCCATCAGATGTACGCGCAGATGGAAACAGGCTTGAGCCCTGAGATCGTCCTCTTCAACCTGAAGGATCCTGCTGGCCGTGACATAGACGTCAAG CCTGCAGATAGACACAACCTGTTGAGGCCAGAGACTGTAGAGAGTTTGTTCTATATGTACAGATTCACCCAAGATCACAAATACCAAGACTGGGGTTGGGAAATCATGCAGAGCTTCAACAAGTATACCAGG GTGCCTAGTGGTGGCTACACCTCCATAGGAAATGTACGTGACCCAGTGAATCCAGGCCCCAAAGACAAGATGGAGAGCTTCTTCCTCGGGGAGACTCTAAAGTACCTGTTCCTGCTGTTCTCTGATGACCCGGAGCTGGTCAGCCTGGATAAGTTTGTGTTCAACACGGAGGCCCATCCTCTTCCTATCTGGCCGTCCACCTCGTGA
- the man1b1a gene encoding endoplasmic reticulum mannosyl-oligosaccharide 1,2-alpha-mannosidase isoform X3, with the protein MYSPVRKDFVSLTLGAQHSHGYASGKQQRRSCWRKWKQLSRLQRSLILFLLAILLICGIFSYPSLLEQWRALSDRSLKEGSDNVEFQGLRPIPPGLVPKFIPGDVQDDPSQLLRPNAPILPKPPALKPPSKRRSPVLQKRGNVSEWQAKDREEPSVRREEEQERETKTIISWRGAMIEAEQGTEPHPSAHRKETARPAELQGPAPLQPVAFKRVERVEAVREAFRHAWKGYRTFAWGHDELKPVSKTYGEWFGLGLTLIDALDTMWILDLKEEFEEAKRWVETELSFSKNVDVNLFESTIRILGGLLSTYHLTGDTLFLDKAKDIGSRLMPAFNTPSKIPFSDVNIGKGTAHPPRWTADSTVAEVTSIQLEFRELSRLTQDPQYQKAVDEVTRRVHRLDGKHDGLVPMFININSGKFTHRGVFTLGARADSYYEYLLKQWLQGGKKEAALLEDYLQAVEGVKRNLLGQTSPSKLIFVGELSHGRLNPKMDHLVCFLPGTLALGAHNGLPADHMELAVQLMETCHQMYAQMETGLSPEIVLFNLKDPAGRDIDVKPADRHNLLRPETVESLFYMYRFTQDHKYQDWGWEIMQSFNKYTRVPSGGYTSIGNVRDPVNPGPKDKMESFFLGETLKYLFLLFSDDPELVSLDKFVFNTEAHPLPIWPSTS; encoded by the exons ATGTACTCTCCTGTGAGGAAAGACTTTGTCTCTCTGACACTGGGGGCGCAGCACAGCCACGGCTACGCCAGCGGAAAGCAGCAGAGGCGTTCTTGCTGGAGG AAATGGAAGCAGTTGTCCCGGTTACAGCGCAGTTTGATCCTGTTCTTGCTGGCCATCCTGCTCATCTGTGGCATCTTCTCATACCCCAGCCTCTTGGAGCAGTGGAGAG CGCTGTCAGACAGATCGTTGAAGGAGGGCTCAGATAATGTGGAATTCCAGGGTCTCAGGCCCATCCCTCCAGGTCTGGTTCCGAAATTCATCCCTGGGGATGTACAAGATGACCCTTCACAACTCCTGAGACCAAATGCCCCAATCCTCCCAAAACCACCTGCTTTG AAACCTCCAAGCAAACGCCGTTCTCCAGTCCTGCAGAAGAGAGGCAATGTGTCTGAATGGCAGGCGAAGGACAGGGAGGAGCCTTCTgtcaggagagaggaagagcaggagagggaaaCGAAAACGATCATTAG CTGGAGGGGAGCCATGATCGAAGCAGAGCAGGGTACAGAGCCCCACCCTTCAGCCCATAGGAAGGAGACAGCACGGCCTGCGGAGCTGCAGGGCCCTGCCCCCTTACAGCCTG TAGCTTTTAAACGTGTTGAGCGTGTCGAGGCTGTGAGGGAAGCTTTCAGGCATGCATGGAAAGGCTACAGAACATTCGCTTGGGGTCATGATGAGCTGAAGCCCGTCTCCAAGACCTACGGGGAGTGGTTCGGTTTGGGCCTTACCCTGATCGATGCGCTCGACACCATGTGGATTTTAGACCTGAAAGAAG AGTTTGAAGAGGCCAAGAGATGGGTAGAGACAGAGCTGTCGTTTTCTAAGAACGTGGATGTGAATCTGTTTGAGAGCACCATCCGGATTCTCGGAGGCCTCCTGAGCACATACCACTTAACGGGCGACACTCTGTTTCTGGACAAGGCT AAAGACATTGGCTCTCGATTAATGCCTGCCTTCAACACACCGTCCAAAATTCCTTTCTCTGATGTGAATATTGGCAAGGGCACTGCTCACCCCCCACGCTGGACTGCTGACAGCACTGTGGCAGAGGTCACCAGCATTCAGCTGGAGTTCCGGGAGCTCAGCAGGCTAACTCAGGACCCGCAGTACCAG AAAGCGGTGGATGAGGTAACGAGGAGAGTCCACAGGCTGGATGGAAAACACGATGGTCTGGTGCCCATGTTCATCAACATAAACAGCGGCAAGTTCACCCACCGCGGCGTGTTCACGCTGGGAGCTCGTGCGGACAGCTACTACGAGTACCTGCTCAAACAGTGGCTGCAAGGCGGCAAGAAGGAAGCAGC gttgTTGGAGGACTATCTGCAGGCTGTGGAAGGAGTGAAGAGAAATCTTCTTGGACAGACTTCCCCCAGCAAGCTCATTTTTGTAGGGGAGCTGTCCCATGGACGCCTCAACCCTAAAATG gATCACTTGGTGTGTTTCCTGCCGGGGACACTGGCTCTGGGAGCCCATAACGGCCTGCCGGCAGACCACATGGAGCTGGCCGTGCAGCTGATGGAGACGTGCCATCAGATGTACGCGCAGATGGAAACAGGCTTGAGCCCTGAGATCGTCCTCTTCAACCTGAAGGATCCTGCTGGCCGTGACATAGACGTCAAG CCTGCAGATAGACACAACCTGTTGAGGCCAGAGACTGTAGAGAGTTTGTTCTATATGTACAGATTCACCCAAGATCACAAATACCAAGACTGGGGTTGGGAAATCATGCAGAGCTTCAACAAGTATACCAGG GTGCCTAGTGGTGGCTACACCTCCATAGGAAATGTACGTGACCCAGTGAATCCAGGCCCCAAAGACAAGATGGAGAGCTTCTTCCTCGGGGAGACTCTAAAGTACCTGTTCCTGCTGTTCTCTGATGACCCGGAGCTGGTCAGCCTGGATAAGTTTGTGTTCAACACGGAGGCCCATCCTCTTCCTATCTGGCCGTCCACCTCGTGA